The sequence below is a genomic window from Pleurocapsa sp. PCC 7327.
GAGTGCTAATTCGTTCGTGCCATATTTCTAGTTCTTTAGAGAATTCTGGTCGGTGCAAATCGCCTCGCCAGAGAATTAGAGCATCTTCCCCTGTTTTTTGATAGTAATTTTTGCGTCGTCCCGCTACTTTAAAACCAAATTTTTTGTAAAGAAATATGGCTACTTGATTGGATACTCTAACTTCTAATGTAGCGCGTTCCAGTTTGCGCTTGCATGCGTCTTTTAGCAAAGCGTACAGAAGTAGTTGTCCCAGTCCTTGTCCTTGATAGTCTGGATGAATCATCAACAGGGTAATGTGAGCTTCTTCTAAAATTGCCCAAAAGCAACCGAATCCGATTATTGATTCCTCAGAGGCGATTGTAGATACAGAGGAAGAGGAGGATGAAGAGACAGGAAGACAGGGAGATGAGGATGCTAAGGTATGGGATGATAAAAGAGCCTTATCTGCTTGTCTTGCGCGATCTAGGACTGATAAGGCTATTAGGCTGCTATTAGGACTGGCTAATTCTCGCTGATATCCTTCTAACGTCCACAGTC
It includes:
- the rimI gene encoding ribosomal protein S18-alanine N-acetyltransferase encodes the protein MELKLKPPQTEQLIQVLELDKLCLGGLWTLEGYQRELASPNSSLIALSVLDRARQADKALLSSHTLASSSPCLPVSSSSSSSVSTIASEESIIGFGCFWAILEEAHITLLMIHPDYQGQGLGQLLLYALLKDACKRKLERATLEVRVSNQVAIFLYKKFGFKVAGRRKNYYQKTGEDALILWRGDLHRPEFSKELEIWHERISTRLAQNHWTLKEET